From Deltaproteobacteria bacterium:
GAGTTCTGGCCGTTCGCCGCGAAGCTGTTCGAGCCGAGCACGACCGAGCTCTGCTGGAGCAGCACGCCGTACTTCGTGTTGCTCGAGATCGTGTTGGTCTGGATCGTACCCCCCACGCCCTCGAGGAAGATGCCGCTCCGGCTGCTCGAGACAGTGTTGTTCTCGATCTGCACGCTGTAGGCACCGCCGCCGCTCAGGCTGACCTGGATCCCGTCGCCGCTGGGTTGACCGGCGCCGGCGCGACCCGACCGTGGTTGCGGCTGGCGCCGGCGCCGCCGCGACCCGACCGTGGTTGCGACGCTCCGACCCCGCGACCCGACCGTGGTTGCTACCCGGGGCCCCCCCGGGGAACCCCCCCCGCGACCCGACCGTGGTTGCTACCCGGGGCCCCCCCGGGGAACCCGACCGCGGGGAACCCGGCGCCGGCGCCGCCGCGACCCGACCGTGGTTGCGACGCTCCGACCCCGCGACCCGACCGTGGTTGCTACCCGGACCCCGCGACCCGACCGTGGTTGCTACCCGGGGCCCCCCCGGGGAACCCGACCGCGGGGAACCCGGCGCCGGCGCCCCGCGACCCGACCGTGGTTGCGACGCTCCGACCCCGCGACCCGACCGTGGTTGCTACCCGGGGCCCCCCCGGGGAACCCGACCGCGGGGAACCCGGCGCCGGTCCTGGTTGCCGACCTTCCGACCCAACCCTTCACGGCGCCCGGATAGGGGCGGCCGTTGGGGGCGCACGATGAGTTCGCTCCCCAATCGCGTCCCGCAGCCGACCAGCTCCGGCACGCCTAGGCGTGACCGGCGCGCGCTCCTCGTGCCCCGAGTCCGGCCTGCCTTCTCCTGATCCGCGTCGCCTGGTCCGCGTCAGAGCTCGTGACCTCTAGCCATCGACGCGTTTTAGGAGGCCCCGCGTGAGGCGTCCAGCAAAGATCGTTCCGGATCTGCCGCGGCACAGCACTTGCTCGTGCGGCCGACACACGAACTTGTCACCACCAGTGGAAGGGAGGCATCCCTATGTCCAGACGGCATCTTCAGCTGTGCGAGCCACGTCGGCTCTGCATCGTCCTCGGCCTCGCCTTGTCCGTCGGGGCCTGTGGCACCGGTGACGAGGAGGGGATGGGCAGGGAGCGGCGAGGGCAGAGCGTCTTTCCGATGGTCCACCTCGCCGCGGTCGGAAACATCTCCTACTCGAAGACTCGCCTCGACGGCCAATACCTCTACGGCGTCGGAGTGACATCGACGGGTTCCACGCTCTTTCGGGTGGACCTGGCAGCGGTTCCGACCCACGGCCCGCAGTCGGGGGGACAGGCCGAGGCGCTGTTCGCCACGGACAGCCAGAGTGAGGTCATCGGGCTCGAGGTGGAGCCGCAAGCCAACGGATCGATCTACTTCG
This genomic window contains:
- a CDS encoding right-handed parallel beta-helix repeat-containing protein; translation: MQIENNTVSSSRSGIFLEGVGGTIQTNTISSNTKYGVLLQQSSVVLGSNSFAANGQNSLTTSSLIEAFGALPTPIP